ATGGCGGTGGTGTTATTTGGCCTTGTTTCAGTGAAGTGTCTCATTGgtgcctctcttctctcttcaccctcCTGTAGCCAGTGCCATTATCTCTGTGGTGTTCCTCAAAGAGACGCTCCGTGCCTCCGACCTGCTTGGTAAGACCATGTGTGCGCTGCAAGTCTTGTTGCTGTTGCTACTTGATCATACCTTTCACAAAAAGTCTTGTTACATTTGCCACTCAGTCGTTCCTTTCAGAAAAGTCCTTTTGCTGTGGCTACTCACTCATACCgatcacagatcacagatcacaTATCACAGAGGTCATGTTGTTGCTATCCAGTCTTACCTTAAAAGTCATGTTATTGTGTTGATTGTGGTTTCAAGCCAGCTGAAATGGTAAAGCTATAATTAAGCTTCCTGGAAAGCTGTGTTCATATAATATCACTGGATGgatgttgttttcttgtaaATGCCAATACCTCTCAGATAATATTGACCTGCTTTGCATTGTTGCATATTACCTCAGTAAACAGTGTTGCTCTAAACTAATTGTTGGTAAAGATATGTTTCGTTAGTAGTAATTGAGAAGATAGCAGGGTAACCTCATTCATAAATAATGAATCTCTATTGCTCTTTTCGCAGCCACAGGCCATAAGATAAGAGAAATAAGATTTTAACATTATTGTATTTTCCTTGTCAGTGTTCGAATCTGTCTTAGTTGTCCAATAAAAAGGATTAACATTATCTTCAGTGGTGTGTCTGGTTAATGACATGCTTTGTGTGTTGCCTGCAGGGGGAGCTCTTGCGATAGCAGGGACATACCTCCTGGTGACCTTTGCCCCCCACTTCGCCCCTCATGTCACTGCAAACATGGTGGAGAGGAGCCTGATGAGCTGGGAGTTCCTCACCTACATTGTGAGTATGACCAATGACTGGATGACGTCAGGAATCACCACACCTGTCCCTCCCTATAGGCCAAACCTGGGCTGTCTTACCCACAGATAGATGGTGTGCCAACAGGTGTCTGTCCTCacccagcagacacacagctgtGGGAGTTATCATGATAACTGCAGAGAGTACAACGCACATTCAAATTGAATCTGTGGTGGAAATGTATGGGGTTTTCAGGTTTTACTCCTATAATGTTccaggtgggtggggggtgctaCGCCACCTGTTGCTCACATGATTGGAGCTGTGATACTGCTGCCCTGAATAGCCCTGATCAAGGTTAATTCTGCCTGAGaagttacatttattcattcagcagATACCTTTATCCATAGTGATTCACagtgtagatagatagacaacATTTTACATAGCCATAGCCACTTTATAGACAGTATACTATAGATATTTAACATAGTCATTACAGACTTTATAGACAGTATAGTATAGATATTTTACACAGTCATTACAGACTTTATAGAcaatatagaatatatatatatatatatatatatatatacagtatattacataGTCAAGACTTTATAGACAATATAGTATAGACATACATTTTAGAATACATGATCTTGCTGTACTTTTGCGCCACAGGAACACAGATTCTTCATATTCTTCTAGGGGGTTACATTTCTTCCCTAATGCATTTGATCTGGTGTGACCAGTTTTTTTGTACAAGTTCATTTAATTCCTGCTTTCTGTGTTACCCACATTGCATCATGGTGTTACTCACATTGTTACTTCTGAGCTCAATTGAGCAGCGGTGCTGAAGTGGTGCTGAATGTGAAATAATCATCGTGTGAAAGTCTTTTAATACCAGCTCTGGGAAGTGTGATCATACTTTAGGTGTGAAACGTAGCCTACTGAATCCGCAGCTCTAGTGACTACAGGATGTGCGGATAAAGCACGGCAGTTCACTGCCGAaaccatattgtgtgtgtgccctcagcCTGGTGATCTTGTAGCATTAAAAGGCTGAGGGCCTACACTGAAAGCACATAAATAATGGAAACGCACTTAAACTGGAACACTGGcctgttttattaaaaaaacaaaaaacgagTGGAGATATTTAATGACTGGATGCCCTTGTGTCCTTGACTCTGCTCAGAGGAATGTTCCGGAGAGGTAGCTCTCCCCGCTGTGTGTCGCCGTTGAATTTCCTGGTTCTGATTGCTGATGAACTCGCCAGGCGACCGGAGGCCAGGCTCATTAATAATGCCAGCTCTCAAATGTTTCATTTGTCTCACACATTTGTCTGCCAGGGTAATTTGTTTCAATTAGACCACCACGCGCTACACGCTGGGTACCGTGCACTGGTTAGACTCTCAGCGCCCACAGCAGCAGTACTAGGAGGAAACCCTATTCCTTCTCTAAACACCAGGGCCATTTCAGAGATTCCTTCTACAGACACCCTGCATGGAGCTTGTCTGAGTCAGTCGCCAGGGGTTACCTTCTCAGGAATTACATTGTGGTTCCATTGGATTGTTTTGAAGAGCGCCATGTTGAGTGAATGATTCACCTTGAGAGCTGTTAACACCTAAACCAAGCACCTTAACATGCTGATTGGTTGTACAGAATCTCTTGTGCTCCAGACTATTTTGGACCATTTTCTAGCAAAAACTAAAGTAAAAAGAATTTCAGTGAACATGAAAAgtgaaccatttttttttttttgcgtgatGTTTGTGCAATGTTAATCCCACACTGTCTTTCTTTGTCAGTCTGTGGAGGTGATCGCGTTCTGCATCCTGCTGTATCTCTACAAGTGCAGGAAGATGAAGCACATTGTGATCGTGATGTTGCTCGTTGCCTTGCTTGGTAAGGAACAACatttacacaaaacacagatgCCAGAGTGTGGATTATATATAGTAATCCATGACACCTGAAGAAGTAGATGGTGGATAATGTGATAAATAAATTCCTTGTGTATCAAAAACCATAAAACAATCAAGATGAATATAATAAATAGGAACATCAggaaaattgttttataatgtcTTCAGACATCTGTTGCTTTGGATAGAGTAGCAGTTTAAAGTATAAACCTACGTACTTGACCTATAATAGGATGCCTTAAGATTCCTTTAAAAAGCTTTCCTTAGATAAAGACATGATAACAGTTAATCATCACAAGCCCAAATCACCAGTCATGGGCATAACAATGTCTGTTCATTCAGCTCCCTCTCACACTGCAtgagtgtcattgtgtgtgcgtgtgtatgattACAGCGTCTGTGACAGTCATCTCGGTCAAAGCTGTATCAGGCATGATCACCGAGTCCGTTCAGGGGAACCATCTCCAGTTGACGTACCCCATCTTCTACGTCATGTTCATCGTCATGGTGGCCTCCTGTGCTTTCCAGATCAAGTGAGTCACACTACACTCCGCACTTGTACACACTTGTATTTGCTGTGTATCTTTTGGCTAAAATTGTGCATCTTGTACACACTTGTATTTACTGTGCATCTTTTGGCAAGACAACTCAACTCCTGGCATGTCTGCCACCTCCCTGGAAAGAGTCATTAAGTCATTAATGAGCTATCGGTAAAGATGACGTATCTCGCTACAGGCAAGCATAAAACTGTGTTAGAAGCGTCTGAAGGTGCACTGCGGACTTAGGGCATCTAAAACACTTTCTGGAATTGTAACCTATGACACGCTCTGATCCACATTAATCAGATATCATAACACCTGGCCAGATTAATGATCCACATTAATCCGATATCACAACACCAGGATTAATGATTCGAGGCTACTGGGTCAGTACAAGGTCTGAAAAACTCTTTTCTGGGTCTTCAGCTCAGCTTCGTAATGATGTGGGTTTGGCTCTATCTGTAGGGAACAGGTGAAAGGTTAGGCACTCTAGGTAACTCTTGTTATCTTTTGGGAAAGCATATGGTGTGTAGCCGTAGCCCAAACGAGCTTAACCACTTTCCCCTTAACCCCTCACAGGTTTCTCAATCAAGCCATGAAAATGTTCGATGCTACAGAAGTCGTCCCCATCAATTATGTTTTCTTCACAGCCAGTGCAATAGTTGCAGGTACCTTTTCTTGGTTCTTCATGGATGTTTTCAGCTAATGGCTTTGTCACACCAGGAGACTCTTCCTGGTGACTCCTGTTGCCAGAATCATGTCATGAAATCAGATTTTAGGACAACAGTGGCAACCAGTCATGTAGAGGGCTATCACTTCACTCAAGGAAGCATTTAGAAGCATAAATGGCGTAGAAGCGTACTACAGCATGTAACAGAAATAGTGTAGACATGTGCAACAGCATATAATGGAAGTAAAGTAGAGGTGTGCAAAAGCATataatgtaagaagtgtgaaacAGTGCCACAGTATATAGCAAGTAGTGTGGAAGTATGCAAAAGCTTATAACATACATAAGTAGTGTGGAAGTATGCAAAAGCTTATAACATACATAAGTAGTGTGGAAGTATGCAAAAGCATATAACACACATAAGTAGTGTGGAAGTATGCAAAAGCATATAACACACATAAGTAGTGTGGAAGTATGCAAAAGCTTATACCATACATAAGTAGTGAGGAAGTATGCAAAAGCATATAATAGAGGAGATAAATGATGCTGAAATGTTTGACACTTCTGTCCAGTGCTATGACGTCACCTTAAAGCGAGCGTGTCATTGATATTCACAGGTATCTTATTCTATCAGGAGTTTTTTGGCTTGTCTCCAGTCAACATCTGCTTGTTTGTTCTTGGGTATGTATGACTGGAATGAAATACACTTTGGTGATGCTGGGTCTAATTGTACCGTTGATTTGTGAACATTATTTTTCCGTTTGTTCTGTTCTCAGGTGTGTTATATCCTTCATTGGAGTCTTTCTGATTGCCCGAACGAGGCCTAAAATCAAAACTGACCGAGTATTCATTAGTATGGGCCAAATCCCAGGTGGGTGGTTGTCATTACCAATTGAGTTGTTTTATCACCTGTAACAAATGTTACTCTTTGACTCTTTGTGTGTCGTGCTGCA
The DNA window shown above is from Clupea harengus chromosome 11, Ch_v2.0.2, whole genome shotgun sequence and carries:
- the LOC105896142 gene encoding NIPA-like protein 2 isoform X2, which codes for METYTQGIIIAICGNFLISISLNIQKYTHVRLSQRGSSKPYYKSVLWWLGISLMGLGELGNFAAYGFAPASLIAPLGCVSVIASAIISVVFLKETLRASDLLGGALAIAGTYLLVTFAPHFAPHVTANMVERSLMSWEFLTYISVEVIAFCILLYLYKCRKMKHIVIVMLLVALLASVTVISVKAVSGMITESVQGNHLQLTYPIFYVMFIVMVASCAFQIKFLNQAMKMFDATEVVPINYVFFTASAIVAGILFYQEFFGLSPVNICLFVLGCVISFIGVFLIARTRPKIKTDRVFISMGQIPGKRCTEKVQPETRSSSYGSLASKLICNRGTHTDDS
- the LOC105896142 gene encoding NIPA-like protein 2 isoform X1; the encoded protein is MANSTDRLFAQNTSDNISQPEELRGIRENAYMTYTQGIIIAICGNFLISISLNIQKYTHVRLSQRGSSKPYYKSVLWWLGISLMGLGELGNFAAYGFAPASLIAPLGCVSVIASAIISVVFLKETLRASDLLGGALAIAGTYLLVTFAPHFAPHVTANMVERSLMSWEFLTYISVEVIAFCILLYLYKCRKMKHIVIVMLLVALLASVTVISVKAVSGMITESVQGNHLQLTYPIFYVMFIVMVASCAFQIKFLNQAMKMFDATEVVPINYVFFTASAIVAGILFYQEFFGLSPVNICLFVLGCVISFIGVFLIARTRPKIKTDRVFISMGQIPGKRCTEKVQPETRSSSYGSLASKLICNRGTHTDDS